The following proteins come from a genomic window of Paenibacillus spongiae:
- a CDS encoding LamG-like jellyroll fold domain-containing protein, with amino-acid sequence MTDSLRNGLIAEFLFQEGCRDTGSSGIYEGQIHGAVPTADRFGNPDSAYEFDGMDDYIVIQPAPKLNRDGFSLSVWARYGRDASFRGWNNAIVSQDGHHQRRVFQLSTQQDQVTWHRFFQSADVYIQEPVKPGHWEHYAIVFDGSMHKLYRNGILMSEKAGGFEPNVDEPLYIGRKATDEPHFFFRGAIDDIRIYDRPLTDEEIIALYTENGWGDAALAAAAQQAKTGSEQVEWKHKRSPNQKLWVENTNFAYSVFVNCRAEEVKFHEVSLPGLSMECVDLHRTRIHNANFSASIISDANLSDLEINGAQLGGAYIHNIGMPPQGHPAYVEGSRQRPLLFENCDLQESEIRDSNLSGLSIQRCNLQGMTIDGIPVEDLLAAYRRSQT; translated from the coding sequence ATGACCGACTCCTTGCGCAATGGACTGATCGCCGAGTTCTTGTTCCAGGAAGGATGCAGAGACACCGGCAGCTCCGGTATATACGAGGGGCAGATACACGGCGCGGTTCCGACCGCCGACCGGTTCGGCAATCCGGATAGCGCCTATGAATTCGACGGAATGGACGACTACATCGTGATTCAACCCGCTCCCAAGCTGAACCGGGACGGGTTCTCGCTCTCCGTCTGGGCCCGTTACGGACGCGACGCCAGCTTCAGAGGATGGAACAATGCGATTGTTTCGCAGGACGGGCATCACCAGCGGCGTGTGTTTCAGCTCAGTACCCAACAGGATCAGGTAACCTGGCACCGCTTTTTCCAATCGGCCGATGTTTATATCCAAGAGCCCGTGAAACCCGGTCATTGGGAACACTACGCTATCGTATTTGACGGCAGCATGCACAAGCTGTACCGCAACGGCATTCTGATGTCCGAGAAGGCCGGCGGCTTCGAGCCGAATGTCGATGAGCCGCTTTATATCGGACGTAAAGCGACGGACGAGCCTCACTTCTTCTTCAGAGGGGCGATCGATGACATCCGAATCTATGACCGTCCGCTTACCGATGAGGAGATCATCGCCCTCTACACGGAGAACGGCTGGGGAGACGCAGCTCTGGCTGCCGCCGCTCAGCAGGCCAAGACCGGATCGGAGCAGGTCGAATGGAAGCATAAGCGCAGCCCCAATCAGAAGCTGTGGGTGGAAAATACCAACTTCGCCTACTCCGTATTCGTGAACTGCCGTGCCGAAGAGGTCAAATTTCACGAAGTATCTCTCCCCGGCTTGTCGATGGAATGCGTCGACCTCCACCGGACGCGCATTCACAATGCCAACTTCAGCGCAAGCATAATCAGCGATGCCAATCTGAGCGATCTCGAGATTAACGGCGCTCAACTGGGCGGAGCCTACATTCATAATATCGGCATGCCGCCGCAGGGGCATCCCGCATATGTGGAAGGCAGCCGGCAGCGGCCGCTCTTGTTCGAGAATTGCGATCTTCAAGAAAGCGAGATCCGCGACAGCAATCTTAGCGGCCTCTCCATTCAGCGATGCAATCTGCAAGGGATGACGATCGACGGCATCCCCGTCGAAGATCTGCTCGCAGCCTATCGCCGCAGCCAAACCTAG
- a CDS encoding helix-turn-helix domain-containing protein: protein MDVRKIGAFISEQRKIKDYTQAELAALLNVSHQAVSKWERGESLPDIGMLPGLAKLLDITVDELLNGEQSGLAEEPLNELELELELSPEAPIEEDAAASLAGPLSPLSTALPASSAAAEETSTGRQSMTWNHIMSLAPFLNQETLETMIGQIEDDLDWPALNALAPFVGRSAMEQLVDKVVETPVDVSQLSGIAPFLGRDLLERLLLHADENSVDWGTLQALAPFVDRSSLSRLVAQAMDSVPEPWQIIGLAPFLDKAALVQAVGRIEAASLSPEILPGLAPFLPQEQLNQLVLQFRRNPVST from the coding sequence ATGGATGTACGGAAAATCGGTGCTTTCATTTCGGAACAAAGAAAAATAAAGGACTACACCCAAGCGGAGCTGGCTGCGCTGTTAAACGTCAGCCACCAGGCCGTATCCAAGTGGGAGCGCGGCGAGTCGCTGCCGGATATCGGCATGCTCCCGGGCTTGGCCAAGCTGCTGGATATTACCGTCGATGAGCTGTTGAACGGCGAGCAGTCGGGCCTGGCAGAGGAGCCCTTGAATGAACTTGAGCTTGAACTTGAACTCAGCCCGGAAGCGCCTATTGAAGAAGATGCGGCTGCTTCGCTTGCAGGGCCTCTCTCGCCATTATCAACCGCGCTCCCGGCATCCTCCGCCGCCGCCGAAGAGACTTCAACCGGGCGTCAATCTATGACATGGAACCATATCATGAGTCTGGCCCCTTTCTTAAACCAAGAAACGCTGGAGACGATGATCGGGCAGATCGAAGACGATCTGGACTGGCCCGCATTGAACGCGCTGGCTCCCTTCGTAGGAAGATCAGCTATGGAGCAGCTGGTGGACAAAGTCGTTGAAACTCCTGTCGATGTCAGCCAGCTCTCAGGCATCGCCCCCTTTCTTGGCCGGGATCTGCTGGAGCGGCTGCTCCTGCACGCAGATGAAAACAGCGTGGATTGGGGAACGCTGCAGGCTTTGGCCCCTTTCGTCGACCGTTCGTCATTATCCCGGCTGGTCGCGCAGGCTATGGATTCCGTTCCCGAGCCTTGGCAAATCATCGGACTTGCGCCGTTTCTCGACAAAGCCGCCTTGGTCCAGGCTGTCGGACGAATCGAAGCCGCTTCGCTTTCACCGGAAATATTGCCGGGACTGGCACCTTTCCTGCCGCAGGAACAGCTCAATCAGCTTGTGCTTCAATTTAGACGCAATCCCGTTTCGACGTAA